The proteins below come from a single Parageobacillus thermoglucosidasius genomic window:
- a CDS encoding phosphomannomutase/phosphoglucomutase, which translates to MNFSMAQQQFVLPTHVFKEYDIRGRAGEELDENFAYLLGLAFAEMVRQAGEQKVVVGHDNRISSPTLHRALIAGLSQASCQVIDIGLVTTPMFYYSLEYTNVPCGIIVTASHNPGDENGFKIAMNKTTIYGERIQELRRIMERLQTQGVNRSDSWKEGYVEKLDIKPAYLEMLENKIKLGARKLKVVVDCGNGTASIIAPKALEAWGCEVVPLYCESDPTFPNHHPDPVVPENLQDLIDTVRREKADVGLAFDGDGDRLGVVDEEGNIRWGDQLMILFWREILRRYPGADAPVEVKCSQALVEEIERLGGKPFFHRTGHSHIKATLRSRPEIPFAGEMSGHLFFNDEFYGYDDALYAAGRLLRILSSDDRKLSQLFADVPSYHATPETRVPCPEEKKAEAIAAVKQRFADSHEVVDVDGARIQFKDGWGLVRPSNTQPILVLRAEAASPEALADIKQQLADVLSKPPLNLNITW; encoded by the coding sequence ATGAATTTTTCAATGGCACAACAACAATTCGTTCTACCAACACATGTGTTTAAAGAGTACGACATTCGCGGACGTGCTGGGGAGGAACTGGACGAGAATTTTGCCTACTTGCTAGGATTGGCGTTTGCGGAAATGGTTCGGCAAGCTGGTGAGCAGAAGGTAGTGGTCGGCCATGACAACCGCATCTCTTCTCCAACACTGCATCGTGCGCTAATTGCAGGGCTTAGCCAGGCATCATGCCAAGTGATCGATATCGGTCTAGTGACGACCCCGATGTTTTATTACAGCCTCGAATATACTAATGTGCCGTGCGGCATCATCGTCACCGCTAGCCACAATCCTGGCGATGAAAACGGATTTAAGATTGCGATGAATAAGACGACCATTTACGGCGAGCGCATCCAAGAATTGCGGCGGATAATGGAACGTCTCCAAACACAAGGGGTTAACCGCAGCGATTCGTGGAAAGAAGGATATGTGGAGAAACTCGACATTAAGCCAGCCTATTTAGAGATGTTAGAAAACAAGATCAAACTGGGAGCGCGCAAGCTTAAAGTAGTGGTCGACTGCGGTAACGGAACTGCTTCGATCATTGCTCCGAAAGCATTAGAGGCATGGGGATGCGAGGTCGTGCCTTTGTATTGCGAATCTGACCCGACGTTCCCTAATCACCATCCGGATCCGGTCGTGCCAGAGAATTTGCAAGATTTGATTGATACGGTGCGGCGGGAAAAGGCGGATGTCGGTTTGGCGTTCGACGGCGATGGAGACCGGCTTGGAGTCGTCGATGAAGAGGGAAACATCCGCTGGGGCGATCAATTGATGATTTTATTCTGGCGCGAGATTCTCCGCCGTTATCCGGGAGCTGACGCGCCTGTTGAGGTCAAGTGCTCGCAGGCGTTGGTGGAGGAAATTGAACGGCTTGGCGGCAAACCGTTCTTCCATCGCACTGGCCATTCGCATATTAAAGCGACACTGCGCAGCCGTCCGGAAATTCCGTTTGCCGGCGAGATGTCTGGCCATCTGTTCTTCAATGACGAGTTCTACGGTTATGATGACGCCTTGTACGCGGCAGGTCGTCTGTTGCGCATCCTATCCAGCGATGACCGCAAACTGTCGCAGCTGTTTGCCGACGTCCCAAGTTATCATGCTACTCCGGAGACGCGCGTGCCTTGTCCAGAGGAGAAAAAGGCAGAAGCCATCGCTGCGGTAAAACAGCGGTTTGCGGACAGCCATGAAGTCGTTGATGTGGACGGCGCCCGCATTCAGTTCAAAGACGGCTGGGGATTGGTGCGCCCGTCAAATACGCAGCCAATTCTTGTACTGCGTGCCGAAGCAGCATCACCGGAAGCATTGGCTGATATTAAACAACAGTTGGCCGACGTGCTTTCCAAGCCGCCGCTTAACTTAAACATCACGTGGTGA
- a CDS encoding glycosyltransferase family 4 protein, translated as MKRIAYVSTYPPRRCGIATFTEHLLQSVRIAGKRRDIDPVIVLYNENDDDSVYRNDPKFWPLAAEDRAAYARMAERVNHSDVSVVVLQHEFGIFGGEAGEYILDFVRALKKPLVTTFHTIFADPQPPYRHVQQQIADESDAIVVMNRQAIPYLTKAFHLPESKIFYIPHGSPVPRREERDRLRRRLGFAGRKVMFTFGLLNRGKGIESVLAALPGVIREVPETLYVIAGQTHPEVKKREGEAYREELMEMVRRLGLENNVQMINRYFSEEELVDYLTACDLYVTPYPGMQQITSGTLAYAVGVGRPVLTTPYEHARDLLRGCEELLLPYGDTEAWERQLRRLLADDAALRQWEERIWKIGEATHWPCVGAQYVQLFAQICGEKGGEETAETQLKGEVKSVVSGSR; from the coding sequence ATGAAGCGGATTGCTTACGTCAGCACATATCCGCCGCGCCGCTGCGGCATTGCCACGTTCACCGAACATCTTCTGCAGAGCGTGCGCATTGCCGGCAAACGGCGCGATATTGATCCGGTGATCGTTCTTTATAACGAGAATGATGACGATTCGGTTTATCGGAATGACCCGAAATTTTGGCCGTTAGCAGCAGAGGACCGCGCCGCTTATGCGCGAATGGCGGAAAGGGTTAACCACAGTGATGTTTCGGTAGTCGTTTTGCAGCATGAGTTTGGCATCTTTGGCGGCGAAGCGGGAGAATACATACTCGATTTCGTTCGCGCGCTGAAGAAGCCGCTCGTTACGACGTTTCACACGATCTTTGCCGATCCTCAGCCGCCTTACCGGCACGTTCAGCAACAAATTGCGGATGAGAGCGATGCGATCGTGGTCATGAACCGTCAGGCGATTCCATATTTGACCAAAGCGTTTCATTTGCCGGAGAGCAAAATCTTCTACATTCCGCACGGTTCGCCGGTACCGCGCCGCGAGGAACGGGATCGTCTCCGCCGCCGCCTTGGCTTTGCAGGACGAAAAGTGATGTTTACATTTGGATTGCTTAATCGCGGAAAAGGCATTGAATCGGTGCTCGCCGCTTTGCCGGGAGTCATCCGCGAAGTGCCGGAGACGCTGTATGTCATCGCCGGACAGACGCACCCTGAAGTGAAAAAACGCGAAGGGGAAGCATACCGCGAAGAACTGATGGAGATGGTTCGCCGTCTTGGATTAGAAAATAACGTGCAAATGATAAATCGTTATTTCAGTGAGGAAGAACTAGTCGACTACTTGACAGCGTGCGATCTTTATGTCACCCCATATCCGGGAATGCAGCAAATTACAAGCGGCACTTTGGCCTATGCGGTCGGCGTGGGTCGTCCGGTTCTTACAACGCCATATGAGCATGCCCGCGATTTGTTGCGCGGCTGCGAAGAATTGTTATTGCCGTATGGCGACACTGAAGCATGGGAACGGCAATTGCGGCGGCTATTGGCTGATGACGCGGCTTTGCGGCAGTGGGAGGAACGGATTTGGAAAATTGGCGAAGCGACGCATTGGCCGTGTGTTGGTGCGCAATATGTGCAACTGTTTGCACAGATCTGCGGAGAAAAAGGCGGTGAGGAAACAGCGGAAACGCAATTGAAAGGAGAGGTGAAATCCGTTGTCTCCGGCAGCCGTTAA
- a CDS encoding IS1182 family transposase, which produces MYIYYNRDQLILPMDLEILIPKHHLCRIVDLAVEKMDPALLVSLYPGGGRPAYHPKMMLKVILYAYANRIYSSRQIAKQLKENIYFMWLSGHQTPDFRTINRFRSERMKDIIYETFFSIVDLLRQEGLVKLEDYFLDGTKIEASANKYTFVWRKSTEKYDQKLEEKFRKIVASIEQVVKEDEESEQEGDFQEKLEASPITSEKIEAVIEQVEEHLKKEPKNRTLKKAKQQLEQDILPRKKKYEEYKKVLGERNSFSKTDPDATFMRMKDDHMKNGQLKPGYNVQIGTENQFITGFSVHQRAGDAGCFIPHLEQLAAYGRPMPKRAIADSAYGSEENYTYCEKKQIVALIKYNTLDREQTKAWAKEIGRIENMTYDEELDEWICAKGERLVFVYKRKETTDNGYVIVKRTYRCTACAGCPFQAACAKGKDTKTIRVSLKNQQQRQEIRKRLSTEEGATTYRRRQIENEPVFGQIKHNQQFHRFSLRGLPKITLEWGLVCAAHNLRKWATTTDPTRKK; this is translated from the coding sequence ATGTACATTTATTATAACCGAGATCAACTCATTTTGCCAATGGATCTTGAAATTCTCATTCCCAAACATCATCTTTGCCGGATCGTGGATCTAGCCGTGGAAAAAATGGATCCAGCTCTGCTCGTTTCCCTCTATCCCGGCGGAGGCCGCCCAGCCTATCATCCGAAAATGATGTTGAAAGTCATCCTGTATGCCTACGCCAATCGGATCTATTCCTCTCGCCAAATCGCCAAGCAATTGAAAGAAAACATTTATTTTATGTGGCTATCCGGCCATCAAACACCGGATTTCCGCACCATCAACCGATTTCGGTCGGAACGGATGAAGGACATCATTTACGAAACGTTTTTCTCCATTGTCGATCTTCTGCGTCAAGAAGGGTTGGTCAAACTAGAGGATTACTTTCTGGATGGAACGAAAATCGAGGCCAGCGCCAACAAGTACACGTTCGTTTGGCGCAAATCAACGGAAAAGTACGATCAGAAGTTGGAGGAGAAATTCCGGAAAATCGTAGCCTCGATCGAACAGGTGGTAAAAGAGGATGAAGAGTCGGAACAAGAAGGAGATTTTCAAGAAAAGCTGGAAGCTTCACCGATCACGTCTGAAAAGATCGAAGCCGTGATCGAACAAGTGGAAGAACATCTAAAGAAAGAGCCGAAGAATCGCACGTTAAAGAAAGCAAAACAGCAATTGGAACAAGACATTCTCCCCCGTAAGAAAAAATATGAAGAATACAAAAAAGTGTTAGGCGAACGAAACAGTTTTTCGAAAACGGACCCCGATGCGACGTTTATGCGGATGAAAGACGACCATATGAAAAACGGCCAGCTCAAACCGGGATATAATGTGCAGATAGGGACAGAGAACCAATTCATCACTGGATTTAGCGTGCATCAACGGGCGGGGGATGCCGGATGCTTCATTCCACATTTGGAGCAATTGGCCGCCTATGGGCGTCCCATGCCTAAACGAGCGATTGCGGATTCCGCCTATGGGAGTGAGGAGAACTACACGTACTGCGAGAAAAAGCAGATCGTCGCGCTGATCAAGTACAACACATTGGACCGGGAACAAACGAAAGCGTGGGCGAAAGAGATCGGCCGAATCGAGAACATGACGTACGATGAGGAATTGGATGAGTGGATTTGCGCGAAAGGGGAACGGCTGGTGTTTGTGTATAAACGGAAGGAAACGACCGACAACGGGTACGTCATCGTCAAACGGACGTATCGTTGTACAGCATGTGCCGGATGCCCGTTTCAAGCAGCATGTGCCAAAGGCAAAGACACGAAAACCATCCGCGTTTCCTTGAAAAATCAACAACAACGGCAAGAAATCCGGAAACGGCTGTCCACGGAAGAAGGGGCGACGACATATCGAAGACGGCAAATCGAAAACGAGCCGGTGTTTGGGCAAATCAAGCATAATCAGCAATTTCATCGGTTTTCATTGAGAGGCCTCCCAAAAATTACCTTGGAGTGGGGTCTAGTTTGTGCTGCCCACAATTTGAGAAAGTGGGCCACAACGACCGACCCAACAAGGAAAAAATAG
- a CDS encoding DUF2238 domain-containing protein → MKHDGSRKIHLFLLLVIIAVFIWSAIKPASYLTWALEVSPAVVGLIIVITIYYRFRFTTLSYVIMAVLAILMFIGGHYIYSKVPLFDWIKDTYDLKRNHYDRFGHLLKGLFAIVLREILLRKTPLTKGTWLFAIVVSMSLAIAALYEIIEWLVSKISKGGEASKNFLGIQGDIWDTQWDMLYSLTGSIVALLIFSKLHDKLLKKEIRTSNAQH, encoded by the coding sequence ATGAAACACGATGGAAGCAGAAAAATTCATCTATTTTTACTATTGGTTATTATTGCCGTTTTTATTTGGTCTGCGATCAAGCCAGCCAGTTACCTGACATGGGCGTTGGAGGTCAGCCCTGCTGTTGTCGGTTTGATTATCGTCATCACAATATACTATCGATTTCGTTTTACTACTCTCTCTTATGTGATTATGGCTGTTCTAGCCATTCTCATGTTCATCGGCGGCCATTACATCTATTCCAAAGTTCCTCTTTTCGATTGGATCAAAGACACTTATGACTTAAAGCGGAACCATTATGACCGGTTCGGGCATTTACTTAAAGGCTTGTTTGCGATTGTGCTGAGAGAAATTTTATTACGAAAAACTCCATTAACGAAAGGGACTTGGTTATTTGCCATTGTTGTAAGCATGTCTTTGGCCATCGCTGCATTGTACGAGATCATTGAATGGTTAGTTTCAAAAATCAGTAAGGGAGGAGAAGCATCAAAAAACTTTTTAGGAATTCAAGGAGATATTTGGGATACGCAATGGGATATGTTATATAGCTTGACTGGCTCGATTGTTGCATTGCTTATTTTTTCCAAACTACATGACAAACTGTTAAAAAAAGAAATAAGAACCTCCAATGCTCAACACTGA
- a CDS encoding sugar phosphate nucleotidyltransferase codes for MKALLLAGGLGTRLRPLTENLPKPMAPIANRPWLEHLIIHLREQGVDQFIMAAHHYPDVIRRHFGDGRRWGVKIEYSLEPFPMGTAGAIKNAERFLDERFLVVNADIVHLPQLVPLLDFHRQHGGIATIALTEVEDPSSYGVVEQDDSGRILRFVEKPRREEAPSNRINAGLYIFEPEVMRYIPAQREVSIERETFPRLIEEGAGVYGMVSNGYWRDMGTPARYRQVHWDVLNRRFPLLMHGRQIQPDVWAGEDVEFGAGVLLVPPVLIGNKVKVGDQTVIGPYAVIGDNCYIGAHVHCSNSILWDRSVVRDNSRLSNSIFGYRTVAPAGEVFNNSIINQPGEVMRA; via the coding sequence ATGAAAGCATTGCTGTTGGCTGGAGGTTTAGGCACACGTTTACGCCCGTTAACGGAAAACTTGCCGAAACCGATGGCGCCCATTGCAAATCGCCCATGGCTGGAACACCTCATCATTCATCTTCGTGAACAAGGCGTTGATCAATTTATTATGGCTGCACACCATTATCCTGACGTGATTCGCCGTCATTTTGGCGATGGCCGCCGCTGGGGAGTGAAGATTGAGTATTCTCTCGAACCGTTCCCGATGGGTACGGCTGGAGCCATCAAAAACGCGGAACGGTTTCTTGATGAACGGTTTTTGGTTGTCAACGCCGACATCGTCCACTTGCCACAGTTAGTCCCTCTTCTTGATTTTCATCGACAACACGGAGGAATTGCCACCATCGCACTGACAGAAGTAGAAGATCCATCTTCATACGGAGTAGTAGAACAAGATGATAGCGGACGGATTTTGCGGTTTGTGGAGAAGCCGCGCCGGGAAGAGGCGCCGTCCAACCGGATCAATGCTGGGTTGTACATCTTTGAACCGGAAGTGATGCGTTATATTCCGGCGCAGCGCGAAGTTTCCATTGAGCGCGAAACATTCCCGCGCTTGATTGAGGAAGGTGCCGGCGTATACGGCATGGTCAGCAACGGCTATTGGCGTGACATGGGTACTCCGGCGCGTTACCGCCAAGTCCATTGGGATGTGCTTAACCGACGGTTTCCTCTGCTCATGCATGGACGTCAAATTCAGCCGGATGTTTGGGCGGGGGAAGACGTCGAATTCGGTGCTGGCGTTCTCTTAGTACCGCCGGTTTTGATTGGCAATAAGGTGAAAGTGGGTGACCAAACAGTGATCGGCCCATACGCTGTCATCGGCGATAACTGTTATATTGGCGCCCATGTGCATTGCTCGAACTCCATTCTTTGGGATCGTTCGGTTGTGCGTGATAACAGCCGTCTCAGCAACAGCATTTTTGGCTACCGGACTGTGGCGCCGGCCGGCGAGGTGTTCAACAATTCAATTATTAACCAACCAGGAGAGGTGATGCGGGCATGA
- a CDS encoding carbon-nitrogen hydrolase family protein: MADNQSYVRVAVVQAASVIMDRKASTEKAVSLTKQAAEKGANIVVFPEAFIPAYPRGLTFGTRVGSRSPEGRKDWFRYWENSVTVPSETTEILGEAARNTGVYLVIGVVERDNEFSRGTLYCSVLFFGPDGTLLGKHRKLKPTASERIIWGEGDGSTLPVFDTPYGRIGALICWENYMPLARVAMYAKGVQIYIAPTADARELWQSTIRHIAAEGRCFVLSCNQYVTKDMYPTDLACYEELVSAPHEMCAGGSAIVGPLGNYIKEPVYGKEDILIADLDLREIAYSQFDFDVVGHYSRPDVFQLLVNEEKKDSVKWIKSTI, from the coding sequence ATGGCAGACAACCAATCTTATGTGCGCGTAGCTGTCGTGCAAGCTGCGTCTGTGATTATGGATCGCAAAGCAAGTACGGAAAAGGCGGTTTCATTAACGAAACAAGCTGCCGAAAAAGGCGCGAATATCGTCGTCTTTCCAGAAGCTTTTATTCCTGCTTATCCAAGAGGGCTTACTTTTGGAACGAGGGTCGGAAGCCGTTCCCCAGAAGGCCGGAAAGACTGGTTTCGCTACTGGGAAAATTCCGTAACCGTGCCAAGTGAAACGACCGAAATATTAGGAGAAGCAGCACGCAATACAGGAGTCTATCTCGTTATCGGTGTTGTGGAAAGAGATAACGAGTTTAGCAGAGGCACTCTTTACTGCAGTGTTTTATTTTTCGGGCCAGACGGCACTTTGCTTGGAAAACATCGAAAGCTAAAACCTACAGCTTCGGAACGGATCATCTGGGGGGAAGGAGATGGCAGCACTTTGCCTGTTTTCGATACGCCATATGGAAGAATCGGGGCGCTCATTTGCTGGGAAAACTATATGCCGTTGGCGAGGGTGGCGATGTACGCCAAAGGAGTTCAAATTTATATCGCCCCGACGGCAGATGCTAGAGAACTCTGGCAGTCTACGATTCGTCATATTGCGGCGGAAGGAAGATGTTTTGTTTTATCTTGCAACCAGTATGTCACGAAGGATATGTATCCTACGGATTTAGCCTGCTATGAAGAATTGGTGTCAGCCCCTCACGAGATGTGCGCTGGAGGCAGTGCGATCGTCGGCCCATTAGGAAACTATATTAAAGAACCTGTCTATGGCAAGGAAGACATTCTTATCGCCGATTTGGATTTGCGTGAGATCGCCTACAGCCAATTTGATTTTGATGTGGTCGGTCACTATTCAAGGCCAGATGTATTTCAACTATTAGTCAATGAGGAGAAGAAAGATAGTGTGAAATGGATAAAATCAACGATATGA
- a CDS encoding Gfo/Idh/MocA family protein, translating into MSYSLPPYRVGIAGAGAFAAFLAGALAMLPEFQLTAVAGRTDEKRQRVLAAYRQRQSDVASPREYREATELIRDPDIDVVILSTPPHLHASLSKLALMQGKHVLLEKPGALTSAALKDNAHLATKQRRAFAVNLVLRYNPLVEAVEWMIRHRLLGRVYHASLHNAAHRVTSGHWFWNRNQSGGIFIEHGVHFFEVGRHWFGEPEDVRGFAITEASGEQSRVWASVIHRSGTHVQETQLPKKESASNSLDEYVPVQYYHGFTMEEDAPESTRWEVHCAQGRIVLEGWIPQRLYIEGMLTEEQAKQIDALLDIVPTQPRADAGEQVRAWAAARLSSVLYAPERTSSSLVSRLTYQRTLSLPDRQGWYEAMAQARFLDLCRMIQDPNWSGLVTLDDAVADLALAESCTVSETWQEG; encoded by the coding sequence ATGTCTTATTCTCTCCCACCGTACCGTGTGGGCATTGCCGGCGCAGGCGCTTTTGCTGCATTCTTGGCCGGTGCGCTCGCAATGTTGCCTGAGTTTCAATTGACGGCTGTTGCCGGCCGTACTGACGAAAAACGCCAGCGCGTGCTGGCTGCCTATCGCCAACGTCAATCCGATGTCGCTAGCCCGCGCGAGTATCGGGAAGCGACCGAGCTCATCCGCGATCCGGATATTGACGTGGTGATCTTGTCGACGCCGCCTCATCTTCACGCTTCGCTCAGCAAACTTGCATTGATGCAAGGCAAACACGTGCTTTTGGAAAAACCAGGGGCGCTCACTTCAGCGGCACTGAAAGACAATGCCCATCTCGCCACAAAGCAACGGCGTGCGTTCGCCGTCAACCTCGTCTTGCGTTACAACCCGCTGGTAGAAGCAGTCGAATGGATGATCCGCCACCGCCTGTTGGGGCGTGTGTATCATGCCAGCCTCCATAACGCCGCACATCGCGTCACATCCGGACATTGGTTTTGGAACCGAAACCAAAGCGGCGGCATCTTTATCGAACATGGAGTTCACTTCTTTGAAGTCGGCAGACATTGGTTTGGCGAACCTGAAGATGTGCGCGGTTTTGCGATAACCGAGGCAAGCGGCGAACAATCACGCGTGTGGGCGAGTGTCATTCACCGCAGCGGCACACATGTTCAGGAAACACAATTGCCTAAAAAAGAATCAGCTTCCAACTCCTTGGACGAGTACGTACCGGTTCAATATTACCACGGATTCACAATGGAGGAGGACGCTCCTGAGTCGACGCGGTGGGAAGTCCACTGTGCTCAGGGCCGGATTGTGCTCGAAGGCTGGATTCCTCAACGTCTGTACATCGAAGGCATGCTCACAGAAGAACAAGCAAAGCAGATCGACGCCCTGCTTGATATCGTTCCAACACAACCAAGAGCAGACGCCGGCGAACAAGTACGGGCATGGGCCGCCGCGCGATTGTCTTCCGTTTTATACGCGCCTGAGCGCACATCCTCCTCTCTCGTTTCCCGCCTGACGTATCAGCGGACGTTATCCTTGCCGGACCGGCAAGGATGGTACGAAGCAATGGCCCAAGCCCGTTTCCTGGATTTATGCCGGATGATCCAAGATCCAAACTGGAGCGGATTAGTGACGCTCGATGACGCCGTGGCTGACTTAGCTCTGGCTGAATCTTGCACAGTTTCAGAAACATGGCAGGAAGGCTGA
- a CDS encoding DUF2309 domain-containing protein, whose amino-acid sequence MSTTIISPERPNAREQRTGDAAAAINVAELVQNASKAIAPLWPIATFIARHPWMGLEHLPFEQVARRLKSLKDIDIYPSMSMLRAAQRKGELNPKFLEMRLQRWLDEQQLALPREEAERFCRAALQHEEIPNKLLTSSRLKSLAAKMKDIQLHVDGERLPIRPISLLFEEQGEGKWARLLDHHMIKWCKLFLDESQASWSLPYREKGFYCAWRKLVTNDPALNKEQRERLKDLPQDAEEALRQALIMLGIPHGAMKDYLEAHLLSLPGWAGMLQWRSQMSGQAHLLLVDYLAIRLSLEWALIAPYLPFAKQKKDDEAFLLPLLAAWMHWGGLTPEEWLRLPRDAQQARLFLAYRFDKIVRSKLWLEAWEDTQEAQLKEKIASHSLNSEQKQAIAQLIFCIDVRSEPFRRHLEQAGPFETYGCAGFFGLPIKTRELDSDYAHASCPAIVEPLHEVREYASAATVKEYRGRRNVRLSLGYMFKKMKQHLFASLLLPEVSGPWLGLHTLAWNIAPSGTGRAFRQFPDNWVQKPETELSLDRESPLEAADLPVGFSTEEKVQYVYRLLKGIGLTSRFAPLVVVCGHESETANNPYASSLDCGACGGAAGGFNARVFAALCNLKEVRKGLAEKGMVIPEDTVFIAAEHITTVDELRWLYVPTLSEAAQKAFEMLQGKLKEVSRNANHERLAKLPGLVRKKQDPLAEARRRAADWSEIRPEWGLAGNAAFIIGRRQLTQHCNFEGKVFLHSYDWREDPSAESLANIIAGPVTVAQWINLQYYASTVVPHYYGSGSKTTQTVTAGIGVMQGNASDLLTGLPWQSVMSSDFEMFHSPLRLLVIIEAPRQYIKRLLEDDPHFRQKVQNGWLRLASIDPDSGQWEKWS is encoded by the coding sequence ATGAGCACGACTATCATATCGCCCGAACGCCCGAATGCGCGCGAGCAACGGACAGGTGATGCCGCGGCAGCTATCAATGTGGCCGAGCTTGTCCAAAATGCCAGCAAGGCAATCGCTCCGCTTTGGCCGATTGCCACGTTTATCGCCCGCCATCCGTGGATGGGGCTGGAACATCTTCCGTTTGAGCAAGTGGCCCGCCGTTTAAAGTCACTGAAAGATATTGACATTTATCCAAGTATGTCCATGTTACGGGCGGCCCAGCGGAAAGGGGAGTTGAATCCTAAGTTTTTGGAAATGCGGCTGCAGCGCTGGCTTGACGAGCAGCAGCTGGCGCTGCCGCGCGAGGAAGCGGAACGTTTTTGCCGCGCCGCGTTGCAGCATGAAGAAATTCCCAATAAGTTGTTAACGTCTTCAAGGCTAAAAAGCTTGGCTGCAAAAATGAAAGACATACAATTGCATGTCGATGGCGAACGTTTACCCATCCGGCCGATAAGCCTTCTTTTTGAAGAGCAAGGTGAAGGAAAATGGGCGCGTCTGCTTGACCATCATATGATTAAATGGTGCAAATTATTTTTAGATGAATCGCAAGCTTCGTGGTCACTGCCATATCGGGAAAAAGGGTTTTACTGCGCATGGCGGAAACTGGTGACCAACGACCCTGCTTTAAACAAAGAACAACGTGAGCGATTGAAAGATTTGCCGCAAGATGCTGAAGAGGCATTGCGGCAAGCGTTAATCATGCTCGGCATACCGCATGGCGCGATGAAAGACTACTTGGAAGCGCATCTTCTTTCCTTGCCAGGATGGGCAGGAATGTTACAATGGCGTTCGCAGATGTCCGGCCAAGCGCATTTGCTGCTTGTGGATTATTTAGCTATCCGCCTTTCGCTGGAATGGGCGTTGATTGCGCCGTATTTGCCGTTTGCAAAACAAAAAAAGGACGATGAAGCGTTTCTTCTTCCGCTTCTCGCGGCTTGGATGCACTGGGGAGGGTTGACGCCGGAAGAATGGCTGCGGTTGCCGCGGGATGCACAACAAGCGCGGTTATTTCTGGCTTATCGCTTTGATAAAATCGTTCGCAGCAAACTTTGGCTCGAAGCATGGGAAGATACGCAAGAGGCACAGCTAAAGGAAAAAATAGCGTCTCATTCTCTTAACAGCGAGCAAAAACAAGCAATCGCCCAGCTTATCTTTTGTATCGATGTTCGTTCCGAACCTTTCCGGCGCCATTTAGAGCAGGCAGGACCGTTTGAAACATACGGGTGCGCTGGTTTTTTCGGCCTTCCCATCAAGACGCGCGAACTGGATAGCGATTATGCGCACGCTTCTTGCCCAGCCATCGTAGAGCCGCTTCATGAAGTCCGTGAATATGCATCAGCGGCAACTGTCAAGGAATATCGCGGCCGCCGCAACGTGCGGCTTTCGCTTGGCTATATGTTTAAAAAAATGAAACAGCATTTGTTTGCTAGTTTGTTGCTTCCAGAAGTGAGCGGACCGTGGCTCGGTTTGCACACACTGGCCTGGAACATAGCGCCTAGCGGAACGGGCCGCGCATTTCGGCAGTTTCCAGATAATTGGGTGCAAAAGCCGGAAACCGAACTTTCGCTTGATCGGGAATCTCCTTTGGAAGCCGCGGATCTTCCTGTAGGTTTTTCCACAGAGGAAAAAGTACAGTATGTTTATCGCCTTTTAAAAGGAATAGGGCTTACCAGCCGCTTTGCGCCACTTGTCGTTGTCTGCGGCCATGAAAGTGAAACGGCGAACAATCCTTATGCCTCGTCGCTTGATTGCGGTGCGTGCGGCGGAGCAGCGGGAGGATTCAACGCCCGGGTGTTCGCCGCCCTTTGCAACTTGAAAGAAGTTCGCAAAGGCCTTGCGGAAAAAGGCATGGTTATTCCCGAGGACACTGTTTTTATCGCTGCCGAGCATATAACAACGGTTGATGAACTTCGCTGGCTTTATGTGCCGACACTTTCGGAAGCGGCACAAAAAGCGTTTGAGATGTTGCAAGGCAAGCTAAAAGAAGTAAGCCGCAACGCAAATCATGAGCGGCTGGCGAAACTGCCGGGATTGGTGCGGAAAAAGCAAGATCCGCTTGCCGAGGCGCGCCGCCGCGCGGCAGACTGGAGCGAAATCCGCCCGGAATGGGGGCTTGCGGGGAATGCCGCGTTTATTATCGGCCGCCGTCAGCTGACACAGCACTGCAATTTTGAAGGAAAAGTATTTTTGCATAGCTATGACTGGCGCGAGGATCCGTCCGCAGAGTCGCTTGCAAACATTATTGCTGGTCCGGTGACTGTTGCGCAATGGATTAACTTGCAATATTATGCATCAACCGTCGTTCCGCATTACTACGGAAGCGGCAGCAAAACAACGCAAACGGTCACTGCGGGGATCGGAGTCATGCAAGGAAATGCGAGCGACTTGCTCACCGGGCTTCCGTGGCAGTCGGTCATGTCGTCTGATTTTGAAATGTTCCATTCTCCGCTTCGTTTGCTCGTCATCATCGAGGCGCCGCGGCAATATATCAAACGTTTGCTCGAAGACGATCCGCATTTCCGGCAAAAGGTGCAAAACGGATGGCTCCGTTTAGCTTCCATTGACCCGGACAGCGGGCAATGGGAAAAATGGTCATAA